A genomic stretch from Bordetella sp. N includes:
- a CDS encoding efflux transporter outer membrane subunit, with product MRPVRLTVALALATALAGCTLIPDYQRPDAPVDAAYPTGAAYTLPAGAAAKPASQSGVATADIGWRDMFPDPLLQQLVDLSLVNNRDLRIAALNVQAAQAQYRIQRSDILPTIGVGATESAQRTPADLSSSGRATTSHSYQVGASVSWELDLFGRIRSLSEQALQTYLAQDETRNATQLTLVAEVVNAYLTLRADQELLKLTDDTLKSQRDSYDLTKQSYDGDVATALDLSQAEVSVRTAESNQAQYVRQVAQDMNALVLLLGNPVPAEVRASLEAPGRLDDALIPTNLPAGLPSDLLVRRPDIRSAEHSLLAANANIGAARAAFFPTISLTGSAGTASASLGGLFKGGSGAWSFAPQITTPIFAGGSLLAGLDVAKLQKQIQVATYEQSIQTAFREVSDALAGRGTLDQQIQAQQLLVQADQRAYDLSQQRFRQGVDNYLTVLDSQRSLYDAQQNLVTTRLSRLTNLVTLYKALGGGWTDKTVQAQAAAAGQPAQVTQ from the coding sequence TTGCGTCCTGTCCGCCTGACCGTTGCGCTGGCCCTGGCCACCGCACTGGCCGGGTGCACCTTGATCCCCGACTACCAGCGTCCCGACGCGCCGGTGGACGCGGCCTATCCGACGGGGGCGGCTTACACGCTCCCCGCCGGCGCCGCGGCCAAACCCGCCAGCCAGTCGGGCGTGGCGACCGCCGATATCGGTTGGCGCGACATGTTCCCCGATCCGCTGCTGCAACAGCTGGTCGACCTGTCGTTGGTGAACAACCGCGATCTGCGCATCGCCGCGCTCAATGTGCAGGCGGCGCAGGCGCAGTACCGCATCCAGCGTTCGGACATCCTGCCGACCATCGGCGTGGGCGCCACGGAAAGCGCGCAGCGCACGCCGGCCGACCTGTCGTCGAGCGGCAGGGCGACCACCTCCCACAGCTATCAGGTGGGCGCGTCGGTGTCGTGGGAACTGGATCTGTTCGGCCGCATCCGCAGCTTGTCGGAGCAGGCCCTGCAAACCTATCTGGCGCAGGACGAGACCCGCAACGCCACGCAGCTGACGCTGGTGGCGGAAGTGGTCAACGCGTACCTGACTCTGCGCGCTGACCAGGAACTGCTGAAGCTGACCGATGACACGCTGAAGAGCCAGCGCGATTCCTACGACCTGACCAAGCAGAGTTACGACGGCGACGTCGCCACGGCCCTGGATCTGAGCCAGGCCGAGGTGTCGGTGCGTACCGCTGAAAGCAATCAGGCTCAGTACGTTCGCCAGGTGGCGCAGGACATGAATGCGCTGGTGCTGCTGTTGGGCAATCCGGTGCCGGCCGAAGTACGGGCCAGCCTGGAAGCCCCGGGGCGCCTGGATGACGCCTTGATCCCGACCAACCTGCCGGCCGGCCTGCCGTCCGACTTGCTGGTGCGCCGTCCGGACATCCGTTCGGCCGAGCACAGCCTGCTGGCGGCCAACGCCAACATCGGCGCGGCGCGCGCGGCGTTCTTCCCCACCATTTCGCTGACCGGCAGCGCGGGCACCGCCAGCGCGTCGCTGGGCGGTTTGTTCAAGGGTGGTTCGGGCGCATGGAGCTTCGCGCCGCAGATCACCACGCCCATCTTCGCCGGCGGTTCGCTGCTGGCCGGTCTGGACGTCGCCAAGCTGCAGAAGCAGATCCAGGTGGCCACCTACGAGCAGAGCATCCAGACCGCGTTCCGCGAAGTGTCCGATGCCCTGGCCGGGCGCGGCACCCTGGATCAGCAGATCCAGGCGCAGCAGTTGTTGGTGCAGGCGGACCAGCGCGCGTATGACCTGTCGCAACAGCGCTTCCGCCAGGGCGTGGACAACTACCTGACCGTGCTGGACTCGCAGCGCTCGCTGTATGACGCGCAGCAGAACCTGGTGACGACGCGCCTGTCGCGCCTGACCAATCTGGTGACCTTGTACAAGGCGCTGGGTGGCGGCTGGACCGACAAGACGGTGCAGGCGCAGGCCGCGGCGGCCGGGCAACCGGCGCAGGTCACGCAGTAA
- a CDS encoding 23S rRNA (adenine(2030)-N(6))-methyltransferase RlmJ, translating into MFSYRHAFHAGNHADVLKHAVLAHVLDYLNRKDTPYWVIDTHAGAGLYRLDSDWANKNAEYADGVARLWGRDDLPPLFARYMELIRQQNVDGQLRNYPGSPWLTLEALRESDRLRLFEMHPSEAEVLVRNLEHQGRVAMRQTTIYDADGFEGVKALLPPPPRRGLVLIDPSYEDKQDYRRALTTVKEGVKRFATGTYAVWYPQVQRRESNELPRHLERLEVKSWLHVALSVRKPATDGFGLHGSGMFLVNPPWTLHAALKEAMPWLTKLLAQDDRASFTLDHRAG; encoded by the coding sequence GTGTTCAGTTATCGCCACGCCTTCCATGCCGGCAACCACGCGGACGTGCTCAAGCATGCCGTCCTGGCCCACGTCCTCGATTACCTGAATCGCAAGGACACGCCCTACTGGGTGATCGATACCCACGCCGGCGCCGGGCTTTACCGCCTGGACAGCGACTGGGCCAACAAGAATGCCGAATATGCCGATGGTGTCGCTCGGCTGTGGGGCCGCGACGACCTGCCGCCGCTGTTCGCGCGCTACATGGAACTGATACGCCAGCAGAACGTCGACGGCCAACTGCGCAACTATCCGGGGTCGCCCTGGCTGACCCTCGAAGCCCTGCGCGAAAGCGACCGCCTGCGCCTGTTCGAAATGCACCCCAGCGAAGCCGAAGTGCTGGTGCGCAACCTGGAACACCAGGGCCGCGTGGCGATGCGCCAGACCACGATCTATGATGCCGACGGCTTCGAGGGCGTCAAGGCCCTGCTGCCGCCGCCCCCGCGCCGCGGCCTGGTGCTGATCGACCCTTCCTACGAAGACAAGCAGGATTACCGCCGGGCCCTGACCACGGTCAAGGAAGGCGTCAAGCGCTTCGCCACCGGCACCTACGCCGTCTGGTACCCGCAGGTGCAGCGCCGCGAGTCGAACGAGCTGCCGCGCCATCTGGAGCGGCTGGAGGTCAAGAGCTGGCTGCACGTGGCCCTGTCCGTCCGCAAGCCCGCCACCGACGGCTTCGGCCTGCATGGCAGCGGCATGTTCCTGGTGAACCCGCCATGGACCCTGCACGCGGCCCTCAAGGAAGCCATGCCCTGGCTGACCAAGCTGCTGGCCCAGGACGACCGCGCCAGCTTCACGCTGGACCACCGCGCGGGCTAG
- the ugpQ gene encoding glycerophosphodiester phosphodiesterase, translated as MTAPSFSWPYPSLIAHRCGGKLAPENTPAAMRVGAQHGFTMFEYDVKLSKDDVLFLLHDDDLDRTSNGQGPAKDKTWAELSALDAGSWLSPTYAGERMATLDDVAAFTLGQAIASNVEIKPCPGRESETGTAVALAVQRLWQGAAVPPLLSSFSEEALAAAHVAAPLLPRALLVEKIPSDWRDRMVQHDCVALNVNQKDVTPELVRDVHAAGYRLCAWTVNDAQRARDLLAWGVDALFTDMLDSIRPPFPAQADTARA; from the coding sequence ATGACAGCCCCCTCCTTTTCCTGGCCCTATCCGTCCCTGATCGCACACCGCTGCGGTGGCAAACTGGCGCCGGAGAACACGCCTGCCGCCATGCGGGTGGGCGCGCAGCACGGCTTCACGATGTTCGAATACGACGTCAAGCTGAGCAAGGACGACGTGCTGTTCCTGCTGCATGACGACGACCTGGACCGCACCTCCAACGGCCAGGGCCCGGCCAAGGACAAGACCTGGGCCGAGCTGTCCGCCCTGGACGCCGGCTCCTGGCTGTCGCCCACGTATGCCGGGGAGCGCATGGCCACCCTGGACGACGTCGCCGCCTTCACGCTTGGGCAGGCCATCGCCAGCAACGTGGAAATCAAGCCCTGCCCCGGCCGCGAGTCCGAAACCGGCACTGCCGTGGCCCTGGCCGTCCAGCGCTTGTGGCAAGGCGCCGCGGTGCCGCCGCTGCTGTCTTCCTTCTCCGAGGAAGCGCTGGCCGCCGCCCACGTCGCCGCCCCGCTGCTGCCGCGTGCCCTGCTGGTCGAGAAAATCCCCTCCGACTGGCGCGACCGCATGGTTCAGCACGACTGCGTGGCCCTGAACGTCAACCAGAAGGACGTCACCCCCGAACTGGTGCGCGATGTCCACGCGGCCGGCTACCGGCTGTGCGCCTGGACGGTCAACGACGCCCAGCGCGCCCGCGATCTGCTGGCCTGGGGCGTGGACGCCCTGTTCACCGACATGCTCGACAGCATCCGCCCGCCCTTCCCGGCGCAAGCCGACACCGCCCGCGCTTAA
- a CDS encoding SurA N-terminal domain-containing protein: protein MFEFIRNHQRWMQLILLILIVPSFAFFGVQSYSSFMSEEPKMATVAGHPITQREYDQARRNQLDQYRQMMGDRFDAAALDNPAMRQRLLEQLIDQRVLAAAATDNRFSVSDETLRNTIASNPQLQDNGRFSPERYRAALAAQGLSWEAFEANLRGQLAVSRVLDPVGQSARVPDAVAGSVEHALTEVRGVRTRRFAAADFRSKVEVSDADLQTWYDANKQQFLIPEQVKAQYLVLDEAAASTGIDVKDDDIQRYYDQNKTRFGTAERRRVSQIMIELPAAATDTQRKEAQAKAADLAKQAAADPAGFAELAKKNSQDFGSAAKGGDLGFWTPGTLPPTLETAIKGLKQDQVSEVVQSPYGLHILKLTTLEPGKFKPLAEVKSQIVDEIRKQIAASRFSDMATKLTSLVYDQRDSLQPAADALGLKLREAGGITRTELLPPEQAGANSAAASADSALLDSPRVRQALFSGEVLRDKQNSGVIELSPAQMLVVRAAGLTPAHVPPLDQLKDKIRAKLVEERAADAAAKAGEQALEALRKDPAASLDGFAAAVDVSRDNPQKLSRPVLDAVMRAPAKPLPEYVGAREENDYVVARIEKIEAGKQDPAVTTALNQQLSSAWGQAEDAAVLKVLREQYKVQIAPEAAKILKGEDIQTDAG, encoded by the coding sequence ATGTTCGAATTTATTCGCAATCATCAGCGCTGGATGCAACTCATCCTGCTGATTCTGATCGTGCCGTCCTTCGCCTTTTTCGGCGTGCAGAGCTATAGCAGCTTCATGTCGGAAGAACCCAAGATGGCGACGGTGGCGGGTCACCCGATCACCCAGCGGGAATACGATCAGGCGCGCCGCAACCAGCTGGACCAGTATCGCCAGATGATGGGCGACCGTTTCGATGCCGCCGCGCTGGACAATCCGGCCATGCGCCAGCGTCTGCTCGAACAGCTGATCGACCAGCGTGTCCTGGCCGCCGCGGCCACCGACAACCGCTTCTCGGTGTCGGACGAGACCCTGCGCAACACCATCGCGTCCAATCCGCAGCTGCAGGACAACGGCCGTTTCTCGCCGGAGCGCTATCGCGCCGCGTTGGCGGCCCAGGGCCTGAGCTGGGAGGCCTTCGAGGCCAACCTGCGTGGCCAGCTGGCCGTCAGTCGCGTGCTGGATCCCGTCGGCCAGTCGGCCCGCGTTCCCGATGCCGTCGCCGGCAGCGTGGAGCATGCCCTGACTGAAGTGCGCGGTGTGCGCACGCGCCGGTTTGCCGCCGCGGATTTCCGTTCCAAGGTTGAAGTCAGCGATGCTGACCTGCAAACCTGGTACGACGCCAACAAGCAGCAGTTCCTGATCCCCGAGCAGGTCAAGGCCCAGTATCTGGTCCTGGACGAAGCCGCGGCCAGCACCGGCATCGACGTCAAGGACGACGACATCCAGCGCTATTACGATCAGAACAAGACCCGTTTCGGCACGGCCGAGCGCCGCCGCGTCAGTCAGATCATGATCGAGCTGCCGGCCGCCGCCACCGACACGCAGCGCAAGGAAGCGCAAGCCAAGGCCGCGGACCTAGCCAAGCAGGCCGCCGCCGATCCGGCCGGTTTCGCCGAGCTGGCCAAGAAGAATTCGCAGGACTTCGGTTCCGCCGCCAAGGGTGGCGACCTGGGCTTCTGGACGCCGGGCACCTTGCCCCCGACGCTGGAAACCGCCATCAAGGGTCTGAAGCAGGACCAGGTGTCGGAAGTCGTGCAAAGTCCTTATGGCTTGCACATCCTGAAGCTGACGACGCTGGAGCCGGGCAAGTTCAAGCCCCTGGCCGAAGTGAAGTCGCAAATCGTCGACGAGATCCGCAAGCAGATCGCCGCCTCGCGCTTTTCCGACATGGCGACCAAGCTGACGTCCCTGGTCTATGACCAGCGCGACAGCCTGCAGCCGGCCGCGGATGCGCTGGGTCTGAAGCTGCGCGAAGCGGGTGGCATCACCCGCACGGAATTGTTGCCGCCGGAGCAGGCGGGCGCGAACTCCGCCGCCGCCAGCGCGGATTCGGCCCTGCTGGACAGCCCGCGCGTGCGCCAGGCGCTGTTCTCGGGTGAAGTGCTGCGCGACAAGCAGAACTCCGGCGTCATCGAGTTGTCGCCGGCCCAGATGCTGGTCGTGCGTGCCGCCGGCCTGACCCCTGCACACGTGCCGCCGCTGGATCAGCTGAAGGACAAGATCCGCGCCAAGCTGGTTGAAGAGCGTGCCGCGGACGCCGCCGCCAAGGCGGGTGAGCAGGCCCTGGAAGCGCTGCGCAAGGACCCCGCGGCGTCGCTGGACGGCTTCGCGGCCGCCGTCGATGTCTCGCGTGACAATCCGCAGAAGCTGTCGCGTCCGGTGCTGGATGCCGTCATGCGCGCGCCCGCCAAGCCGCTGCCGGAGTATGTCGGTGCTCGCGAAGAGAACGACTACGTCGTGGCGCGCATCGAGAAGATCGAAGCCGGCAAGCAGGATCCCGCCGTCACCACCGCCTTGAACCAGCAGCTGTCATCGGCCTGGGGCCAGGCTGAAGACGCCGCCGTGCTGAAGGTGCTGCGCGAGCAGTACAAGGTGCAGATCGCGCCCGAAGCGGCGAAGATCCTGAAGGGTGAGGACATCCAGACCGACGCGGGCTGA
- a CDS encoding arylesterase, translating to MRLFFRSLYFRFAFAATTVAAAAALAIAPANAQTPTGQTAPAAPGSAATRIILVLGDSLSAEYGVERGSGWVPLLQKRLDEKQPGYKVVNASISGDTTSGGVTRLPALLTQHHPAVVVIELGSNDALRGLQLNMTEKNLRTLTQKAKDAGAKVILVGMQIPPNYGRDYTTRFAALFPTIAKEYQAALVPFLLDGIATNRELFQADGMHPNEAGQPHLLDNVWPVLEPLLK from the coding sequence ATGCGCCTGTTTTTCCGTTCCTTGTATTTCCGTTTCGCCTTCGCGGCCACGACCGTGGCTGCCGCGGCGGCCTTAGCGATCGCCCCCGCCAACGCCCAGACCCCAACGGGTCAGACCGCGCCCGCCGCGCCGGGTTCCGCCGCAACGCGCATCATACTGGTCCTGGGTGACAGCCTCTCCGCCGAATACGGCGTGGAGCGCGGCAGCGGCTGGGTGCCGCTGCTGCAAAAGCGCCTGGATGAGAAGCAGCCGGGCTATAAGGTGGTGAATGCCAGCATCAGCGGCGACACCACCAGCGGCGGGGTCACGCGCCTGCCGGCCTTGCTGACCCAGCATCATCCCGCCGTCGTCGTCATCGAGCTGGGCTCGAACGATGCCCTGCGCGGTCTGCAATTGAACATGACCGAGAAGAACCTGCGCACCTTGACGCAGAAGGCCAAGGATGCCGGCGCCAAGGTGATCCTGGTCGGCATGCAGATCCCGCCCAACTACGGGCGCGACTACACCACCCGCTTCGCCGCCCTGTTCCCCACCATCGCCAAGGAATACCAGGCCGCTTTGGTGCCCTTCCTGCTCGACGGCATCGCCACCAACCGGGAACTGTTCCAGGCTGACGGCATGCATCCCAACGAAGCCGGTCAGCCCCATCTGCTGGACAATGTGTGGCCGGTGCTGGAGCCGTTGTTGAAGTAA
- a CDS encoding ABC transporter ATP-binding protein: MDTGNSIEVKDLGKHVADAGGRLAILEDIAFTVRAGAALAITGSSGSGKSTLLGLLAGLDVPSSGSVHLAGHDLFALDEDGRARLRANHVGFVFQSFQLLPNLTALENVMLPLELAGLPARAAAEAMLDRVGLGQRLHHYPRTLSGGEQQRVSLARAFVVKPALLFADEPTGSLDAATGDRVIDLMFALQREQGATLVLVTHDAALASRCERQLVLAAGRVVSSN; the protein is encoded by the coding sequence ATGGACACAGGCAACTCGATAGAAGTCAAGGATCTGGGCAAGCACGTTGCCGACGCGGGAGGCCGGTTGGCCATCCTGGAGGATATCGCTTTTACGGTGCGCGCTGGCGCGGCCCTGGCCATCACGGGCAGTTCGGGCTCGGGCAAGTCGACGTTGTTGGGACTGCTGGCGGGCCTGGATGTTCCCTCATCGGGCAGCGTGCACCTGGCGGGGCATGACCTGTTCGCCCTGGACGAGGACGGGCGCGCTCGCCTGCGTGCCAACCATGTGGGCTTCGTTTTCCAGTCTTTTCAGCTGTTGCCGAACCTGACCGCGCTGGAAAACGTCATGTTGCCGCTGGAACTGGCCGGCTTGCCGGCACGTGCGGCGGCCGAAGCCATGCTGGACCGCGTCGGCCTGGGCCAACGCCTGCATCACTATCCGCGCACCTTGTCGGGCGGCGAGCAGCAGCGCGTGTCGCTGGCGCGCGCCTTCGTCGTGAAGCCGGCGCTGTTGTTCGCCGACGAGCCCACCGGCAGCCTGGACGCCGCCACCGGCGACCGCGTCATCGACCTGATGTTCGCCCTGCAACGCGAACAGGGCGCCACCCTGGTCCTGGTCACCCACGATGCCGCGTTGGCCTCTCGCTGCGAACGGCAACTGGTCCTTGCCGCGGGGCGCGTGGTCAGTTCGAACTGA
- a CDS encoding DMT family transporter — translation MTRAQAIARNPDAAPSRPTPMPATATQSPFMGIVLLLLSMCFLSTLDATGKWVMAGGVSLLVLCWVRYAAHLLLALVLIVPLRGWGILRSRRPREQVLRGTAMLGATLMFFTTLHFLPQAEATAINFLAPLLVLASAPWVLGEAPRLSRWVAAAVAFGGVLVIIRPGGGLDGTGVICGLLGACCFAAQYIATRRVAGDDPLTSVIWSGGMGAIALTVALPFALPAALPVLHALDMKHWLVLMSTGFTGCVGHLLQIGAYRNAPASTLAPFAYLQIVTSTTTGWLIWGHFPDAITWLGIAIICGSGIGIALLEWRGARRPAAGA, via the coding sequence ATGACGCGGGCCCAGGCCATCGCGCGGAACCCTGACGCCGCGCCATCGCGTCCAACCCCCATGCCCGCGACCGCCACGCAAAGCCCCTTCATGGGCATCGTGCTGCTGTTGCTGTCCATGTGCTTCCTGTCCACCCTGGACGCTACCGGCAAATGGGTGATGGCAGGCGGTGTGTCCCTGCTGGTCCTCTGCTGGGTGCGCTATGCCGCGCATCTGCTGCTGGCACTGGTACTGATCGTGCCGTTGCGGGGCTGGGGCATCCTGCGCAGCCGCCGGCCGCGCGAGCAGGTCTTGCGCGGCACGGCGATGCTGGGCGCGACCTTGATGTTCTTCACCACCCTGCACTTCCTGCCGCAGGCCGAAGCCACCGCGATCAATTTCCTGGCGCCTTTGCTGGTGCTGGCGTCGGCGCCCTGGGTGCTGGGCGAAGCGCCCCGGCTGTCGCGCTGGGTCGCGGCGGCCGTCGCCTTCGGCGGCGTGTTGGTCATCATTCGTCCTGGCGGCGGATTGGACGGCACCGGCGTCATCTGCGGCCTGCTGGGTGCGTGCTGTTTCGCGGCCCAATACATCGCCACGCGGCGCGTGGCCGGCGACGATCCCTTGACGTCCGTGATCTGGAGCGGCGGCATGGGCGCCATCGCCTTGACCGTGGCCTTGCCCTTCGCCCTGCCCGCCGCCTTGCCGGTGCTGCATGCGCTGGACATGAAGCACTGGCTGGTCCTGATGTCCACCGGCTTCACCGGCTGCGTGGGGCATCTGCTGCAGATCGGCGCGTATCGCAACGCGCCCGCGTCCACCCTGGCGCCCTTCGCCTATCTGCAGATTGTGACGTCCACCACCACGGGGTGGCTGATCTGGGGGCACTTCCCGGACGCTATCACGTGGCTGGGCATCGCCATCATCTGCGGCAGCGGTATCGGCATCGCCCTGCTCGAATGGCGCGGCGCCCGCCGGCCTGCGGCAGGCGCCTGA
- a CDS encoding LysR family transcriptional regulator: MIDLRNIETFFWVARLGGFRAAAEKLNATQPAISQRIASLESGLGVRLFERDARGIKLTAKGHELLSHAERMLQMRTDMQQAARAQNVMSGTLRLGVAETIVHTWLARLMEYMHEAYPALAVEIQVDTTPALRGLLTSHQIDLAFLLGPVDEPRVDNIHLCRYPLAWLASPRLKLGREPIPLKRLGQWPVLTYSSITEPHRAVRRMLVEAGVPAPRMYGSSALSVIVRMAMDGIGTAAIAPVFLGRELEQGELRVLNVRAPDLPPLSFTASWMQGPDSDVARTIAQAAQVIARDHAGDE; encoded by the coding sequence ATGATCGACCTGCGCAATATCGAGACCTTCTTCTGGGTTGCCCGCCTGGGCGGCTTCCGCGCCGCCGCCGAAAAGCTCAACGCCACCCAGCCGGCGATCTCGCAACGCATCGCGTCGCTGGAATCCGGCCTGGGTGTGCGCCTGTTCGAGCGCGACGCGCGCGGCATCAAGCTCACGGCCAAGGGGCACGAACTGCTGTCGCACGCGGAACGTATGCTGCAGATGCGCACCGACATGCAGCAGGCCGCCCGCGCGCAGAACGTCATGAGCGGCACCTTGCGCCTGGGCGTGGCCGAGACCATCGTGCACACCTGGCTGGCCCGCCTGATGGAATACATGCACGAGGCCTATCCCGCGCTGGCGGTGGAAATCCAGGTCGATACCACCCCGGCGCTGCGGGGCCTGCTGACGTCCCACCAGATCGATCTCGCCTTCCTGCTGGGCCCGGTGGACGAGCCGCGCGTCGACAACATCCATCTGTGCCGCTATCCGCTGGCCTGGCTGGCCAGCCCGCGGCTCAAGCTGGGCCGCGAGCCGATCCCGCTCAAGCGCCTGGGACAGTGGCCGGTGTTGACCTATTCCTCCATCACCGAGCCGCACCGCGCCGTGCGCCGCATGCTGGTCGAGGCCGGCGTGCCCGCGCCCCGCATGTATGGCAGTTCCGCCTTGAGCGTCATCGTGCGCATGGCCATGGATGGCATCGGAACCGCTGCCATCGCTCCCGTCTTCCTGGGCCGCGAACTGGAGCAGGGCGAGTTGCGCGTGCTGAATGTCCGTGCGCCGGATCTGCCGCCCTTGAGTTTTACCGCCAGCTGGATGCAGGGCCCCGACAGCGACGTGGCGCGCACCATCGCCCAGGCCGCGCAGGTCATTGCCCGCGATCATGCGGGAGATGAGTAG